A genomic window from Silene latifolia isolate original U9 population chromosome Y, ASM4854445v1, whole genome shotgun sequence includes:
- the LOC141629286 gene encoding uncharacterized protein LOC141629286: MVHKCMTEDLRAEVAIYLLQKSNDGKLPFGAIREAAERFGLSDKSISNMWKLAKKPRLVGDKLDVKSGKIGNKNRKRILPDIEHIKSLHSSKRNTIERVSKNCGVSVGTVQSWVNEGLLKHHSTPLHPKLSDLHKEQRLLHSLKSLVVRAQVQEFLDLNSIPFTEIIFDEMSNTIHMDEKWFFITSDNEKVYIVEGEEPPYKSCQSKRFLTKVMFMCAVSRPIYGADGELIFDGKIGMFPFKHEVPNRRRNKITKAKGDNGN, translated from the coding sequence ATGGTGCACAAGTGTATGACGGAGGATTTGAGGGCTGAAGTTGCCATCTACCTTCTTCAAAAAAGTAATGATGGGAAGCTGCCATTTGGTGCTATCAGAGAGGCAGCAGAAAGGTTTGGGTTGAGTGATAAAAGCATCTCAAACATGTGGAAACTTGCAAAAAAACCCAGGTTAGTAGGAGATAAACTTGATGTCAAAAGTGGAAAAATAGGCAATAAAAATAGGAAAAGGATACTACCAGACATTGAGCATATCAAGTCACTACACAGTTCTAAAAGAAACACCATAGAGAGGGTTTCTAAAAATTGTGGAGTTTCAGTTGGAACAGTCCAATCATGGGTGAATGAAGGTTTACTTAAGCATCATTCAACTCCATTACATCCCAAACTCAGTGACTTACACAAAGAACAAAGGCTACTGCATTCACTAAAGTCATTGGTGGTTAGAGCACAAGTGCAAGAATTTCTTGATCTAAATTCAATCCCATTCACTGAAATAATATTTGATGAGATGAGCAACACTATCCACATGGATGAGAAGTGGTTTTTCATAACCTCAGACAATGAAAAGGTGTATATTGTGGAAGGGGAGGAGCCTCCATATAAGAGCTGCCAGTCAAAAAGGTTTCTTACAAAGGTCATGTTCATGTGTGCAGTTAGTAGGCCAATATATGGAGCAGATGGGGAGTTAATATTTGATGGTAAAATTGGCATGTTTCCATTTAAACATGAAGTACCAAACAGAAGAAGGAACAAGATAACAAAGGCCAAGGGGGACAATGGAAACTAA